The Paenibacillus sophorae genome has a segment encoding these proteins:
- a CDS encoding DUF421 domain-containing protein has protein sequence MHAYLDILFRTIFAVLLLLLAAKILGKQTISNMTFHDFVTGITIGSITANLAFNDKLQWSHVALSLIVITITSILLSVIALKSRKMRSWISGSPTILIEGGKILEDNMRSVRYTMDSLDQALRGKGIFNIEEVRYAVLEDNGTVSVLKKDEHQYVTKKDLKLRPNAQNFPVELVMDGVLIEKNLESNGLTKEWLENELRRKGKRISDVFYAVRGTQQQLVFDFYEDGIDKPIDKE, from the coding sequence ATGCACGCCTATTTAGATATTCTATTTCGCACCATTTTTGCTGTTTTGCTGCTATTATTAGCAGCCAAAATACTCGGTAAACAGACGATTTCGAACATGACGTTTCATGATTTTGTGACTGGTATTACAATTGGGTCCATTACGGCTAACTTGGCGTTCAATGATAAACTGCAATGGTCACATGTGGCATTGTCGCTCATTGTCATTACCATTACATCCATTCTTTTATCCGTCATTGCCTTGAAGAGCCGCAAAATGAGAAGCTGGATATCGGGCTCTCCAACCATACTTATTGAAGGCGGGAAAATTCTTGAAGATAACATGAGAAGTGTAAGATATACTATGGATTCATTGGATCAGGCATTGAGGGGAAAAGGAATTTTTAACATAGAGGAAGTAAGATATGCTGTTCTTGAGGATAACGGAACGGTGTCGGTATTAAAGAAAGACGAGCATCAATATGTAACCAAAAAGGATTTGAAGCTTCGCCCGAACGCCCAAAATTTTCCGGTTGAACTGGTAATGGATGGAGTGCTTATAGAAAAAAATCTGGAGAGTAACGGATTGACCAAGGAATGGTTGGAAAACGAACTCCGACGCAAGGGGAAACGGATATCCGACGTGTTCTATGCCGTAAGAGGAACACAACAACAACTAGTCTTTGATTTTTATGAAGATGGCATCGATAAACCCATTGATAAAGAATGA
- a CDS encoding MerR family transcriptional regulator, translating to MGRIDNTNKTYLVGELAAATGVTVRTLQHYDNIGLLPTPGRTDGGRRYYTEKDMLCLEQIIFYKSLGLSLKEIRDKVVKRPSLSQIKQILNEHELVLYKKMEDAHASIAAIEACRTAIAAGNYPSWQLLTGFIRTLQNSSLIDWGQYTFNDAQKEILGKRFANEQDAFDLYHTWRVLALKAVTLAKSGASPDDPAAQELAADLWKMVMEVTEGDADQIHVFAQVQGDRASWPEGDRDLMDASQAFIDLAVKHYLASRSSDIDEHRGGSKINE from the coding sequence GTGGGACGCATAGACAACACAAATAAAACCTATTTGGTCGGCGAACTGGCCGCGGCAACCGGTGTAACTGTACGAACCCTTCAGCACTACGACAATATCGGGCTTTTGCCGACACCCGGCCGTACCGATGGCGGACGGCGTTATTATACCGAGAAAGACATGCTCTGTTTAGAACAGATCATCTTTTACAAATCTTTAGGACTTTCCTTAAAAGAAATACGTGACAAGGTGGTTAAGCGCCCCTCGTTATCTCAAATCAAGCAAATACTGAATGAGCATGAGCTAGTACTCTATAAAAAAATGGAAGACGCGCATGCAAGCATTGCTGCAATCGAGGCATGCCGGACGGCCATCGCTGCGGGAAACTACCCGTCATGGCAGCTGTTGACCGGGTTTATCCGAACCTTACAGAACAGCAGTCTGATCGATTGGGGCCAATACACGTTTAATGACGCCCAGAAGGAAATCCTCGGCAAACGATTTGCCAACGAACAAGACGCCTTCGATTTGTATCATACATGGAGAGTGCTGGCCTTGAAAGCCGTGACTCTTGCCAAGTCCGGGGCGTCACCGGATGATCCGGCTGCGCAAGAATTGGCCGCTGACTTGTGGAAAATGGTCATGGAGGTAACCGAAGGCGATGCCGATCAAATCCATGTTTTTGCACAGGTTCAAGGAGATCGGGCATCATGGCCTGAAGGAGACCGCGATCTCATGGATGCGTCACAAGCCTTTATCGACCTGGCTGTAAAGCACTATTTAGCGTCCAGATCCTCAGACATCGATGAACACAGAGGGGGTTCGAAAATAAATGAATAA
- a CDS encoding alpha-L-fucosidase, giving the protein MNNTTYQPTKESLNTHPVPEWFEDAKFGVFIHWGLYSIPGFAPLGSLAETLKTDYDRAMLNYPYAEGYWNAIKDPNTPSAQYHKEKYGSMPYQGFKQMFIDGLKKWDPSAWAKIFSDAGAKYVVIVSKHHDGYCLWPTEVKNPHEQDWFSKRDIIGELAEAVRKEGMRFGIYYSGGIDWTFRRRISRTFMDYSFSTPGGDYPAYADAQVRELIERYHPDILWNDICWPTNQDAIPFVCLLL; this is encoded by the coding sequence ATGAATAATACAACCTATCAACCAACCAAGGAGTCCCTGAATACTCATCCGGTTCCAGAATGGTTCGAAGATGCTAAGTTCGGAGTGTTTATCCATTGGGGACTATATTCTATTCCTGGTTTTGCACCCTTAGGTAGTTTAGCGGAGACTTTGAAGACCGATTATGATCGGGCAATGCTAAACTACCCCTATGCTGAAGGCTATTGGAATGCGATCAAGGACCCTAATACACCATCCGCTCAATACCATAAAGAGAAGTATGGCAGCATGCCCTACCAGGGATTTAAACAGATGTTCATAGATGGACTGAAAAAATGGGACCCTTCCGCTTGGGCAAAAATTTTCAGCGACGCCGGCGCAAAATACGTAGTGATCGTTTCCAAACACCATGACGGTTATTGCCTATGGCCTACTGAGGTTAAAAATCCGCATGAGCAGGACTGGTTTAGCAAACGTGACATTATAGGTGAATTAGCTGAAGCTGTCCGAAAGGAAGGCATGCGCTTTGGCATATACTATTCGGGCGGAATTGACTGGACGTTTCGGCGAAGAATTTCAAGGACGTTTATGGATTATTCGTTCTCCACACCTGGCGGTGATTATCCGGCATACGCCGATGCCCAAGTCCGTGAGCTGATAGAGCGGTATCATCCGGATATTTTATGGAACGATATCTGCTGGCCGACCAATCAGGATGCTATTCCGTTTGTTTGCCTACTATTATGA
- a CDS encoding ABC transporter ATP-binding protein: MIDKKVMISLKNITKKFGHVTVVNQLNLDIYQGEILTLLGSSGCGKSTTLNMITGSLTPESGEIHIRGNNLTHVPSHKREIGLVFQNFALFPHMTVFEIVEFPLKIRKENKKERKVKVMEMLRLVQLDHLAKRYPRELSGGQQQRVGLARALIYQPKVVLFDEPLSNLDAKLREELRFEIMNLKDKLKFTSIYVTHDQEEALTLSDRIAVMKNGVIQQLGTPLEIYNEPQTPFVADFVGVSNKIVGQCVDKDNGYASIQMDGFQLRGVVKQDEIQKGDKVIIFIRPEDIQIGNEGSTEENTLQGEVRNIVFSGEKKECMVDVKGTTIRFYLNKQSDIAIGQRLFVHLPSDSCKIFKHEEMGV; the protein is encoded by the coding sequence ATGATAGATAAGAAAGTCATGATTTCATTGAAAAATATTACAAAAAAATTCGGCCACGTAACGGTAGTGAATCAACTGAATTTGGACATTTATCAGGGAGAAATACTGACGCTTCTCGGCTCGAGCGGCTGCGGGAAATCAACCACGCTGAACATGATTACAGGCAGCTTGACACCGGAAAGCGGAGAAATCCATATCAGAGGCAATAATTTGACGCATGTTCCGTCACATAAACGAGAAATCGGTTTGGTGTTTCAAAATTTTGCTCTTTTTCCGCATATGACTGTTTTTGAGATCGTAGAATTCCCGCTGAAAATCCGCAAAGAAAATAAAAAGGAACGTAAAGTCAAAGTGATGGAAATGCTGCGTCTGGTCCAGTTGGATCATCTGGCCAAGCGATATCCGCGAGAATTATCCGGGGGACAGCAGCAGAGGGTTGGATTGGCAAGGGCATTGATCTATCAGCCTAAAGTCGTGTTATTTGACGAGCCGCTTTCGAATTTGGACGCTAAATTGAGAGAAGAATTAAGATTTGAAATTATGAATTTAAAAGATAAATTAAAATTTACTTCGATTTATGTCACTCACGACCAGGAAGAGGCCCTTACCTTGTCGGATCGAATTGCTGTGATGAAGAACGGAGTCATTCAGCAACTAGGGACGCCTCTTGAAATATATAATGAACCGCAAACACCTTTTGTAGCAGACTTTGTTGGTGTATCTAATAAAATTGTCGGACAATGTGTGGACAAAGATAACGGGTACGCGTCCATTCAAATGGATGGTTTTCAATTAAGAGGAGTAGTAAAACAGGATGAAATACAAAAAGGCGATAAAGTAATCATTTTTATTCGGCCTGAGGATATTCAAATCGGCAATGAAGGTTCCACCGAAGAAAATACACTTCAAGGGGAAGTACGGAATATCGTATTTTCAGGAGAAAAAAAAGAGTGCATGGTTGACGTTAAAGGGACAACCATCCGGTTTTATCTGAATAAACAGTCCGATATTGCCATTGGACAAAGGTTGTTTGTACATCTTCCGAGCGACAGCTGTAAAATTTTCAAGCATGAAGAAATGGGAGTTTAA